aggccgttgTGCACAATCTCTTTCGGCCGGAGTCATGTGCCTGAGGAGCCTGTCCGACTGTGCACCGGGTGCTGCTGGGGGCCCGACTTGAGCTCATGGGATACCCACACACTTCTGACCTAAGAAATAGCATTCTCCAAAATATCCCGTCCTCAGCAgccctgctcaggtcttgcaaactgaaggccaccCCGCCTTCCTTGTCCAGCTCCTGTTTTCCAGGATCCTTCAACTATTCCCGGGGTAATTGCTCTTTTTCCACTGACCTTTTCCTAATCTGGCTCAAGTTGGACTGCCCAGTTTGGCCATTctggcttctagggagagttcaggcttgaccGGACCTAGAATCCCTTTGCCTGTTCTCACGGCCCCCGTCCAACCTGAATCCAACACCACCTTTCAAAGGAAACCACGTTTTTCCTGCCGGCTTCCTTTGTGCGCAGGAGCCAGCCTAAGGGCCCGGGGTTGACCTCCTGCCGTGCAAGCAGGTGCTCTCCCTCCGAGCCAGGTCCGGCGCGGAGCGGCATCGCCCACTCGGACCGGCAGCGGCTGCCCGGGCTGCTCCTGCAGGCGGCTCGTCCCGCCCGCTCCTTTGAACAGAAGAGGCGCCGGCTCGACGCGCAGCCTTCCCGCGCAGCATCGCCCAACTCGGGCGGGCAGCGGGGCCGCGGGCTCGGGCACGGCTCCTCCTCGGCCCGCCCTCCGGGAGGCGGggaaggaggaggcgggaggAGGCCTGGCGACGGGCGAGCCACAGAGCCAGCCAGCCGGCGACGgagggacagagaaagagaggaagggaggctgcCTGCCCGGCCGGCCACGATGCGCTCCgccgcgctgctgctgctgctgccggtgCTGCTGGTGCTGGGCGCGGCGCTGCGCCCGCCGCCCCCACCGGCCTCCCCCAGCGCCGCGCCGGGCAATGCCAGCCGGCCCGCCGCctccccgccgcccgcccgcaACGCCACCAGCGCCAGCGCCGCGCCCGGACGCCTGCAGGCCGGCTGGCTCCTGCTGCGGGAGCTGCCCGCCCTCAAGGCCGGCATCGTCGGGGCTTGCGCCGCCAGCGCCGCCGTCCTCGCCTGCCTCCTGCTCCGCATCCTCAGGTGCGCGCCGCCACGGGgggatggagggcggggggggagggggcgcgatCCTGCGCCTGCCGTCCGGACGCAGGAGGAGCGCGCAGGGGCGCTGGAGACCCCGCAATCCAGCTCCTCTCCGGTGCTCCTGGAGCCAGTGGGCGCCGTGGAGGGGGACCTTGAGGGTCAGCGGTGCCAGtgcccaggtgggtcctgggctTCCCCCCTGAATCGCGGCTCTCGGACAGACCCCAGAGGTCGGTCCCCCTGGAGAGGATAGCAGGTTTGGCGGGCATGGGACCCCACTGAGGATCCTGGCCtcatcccctaatctccaggaggcTCCCCAGCTGGAGATGGCAACTCTGCCTCTCAGCCCCCAGGGGgatgcccacctccaggtgggacctgggtgattcccccccccccgaattccagggaagaaatgggtgctttggagaatGGGGCCTCTAGGGCTTTATTCCCCACTGAGGTTccgggatgccaacctccaggtgggactccgGCTCATCGACTGAGGACAGAGGTCAGTGGAGATCTTGCTGGTCGAAATTGCTTTAAAATCTGAAATCCTGACAGCAATTAAACAAGAATTAAACCTCAACTGGGATGAAGATCAGAGAGAGAATGTCCAACAACCTGCTCTGGTCAATATTCTGGCGGCCACATTCTTTTCCAGCTCTAGTTCCCGAGTACtcgtcttcaagggcagccccatgtagagcatAATGTAGTAGTCCAGTATAGTCGTTTTGACTTATCACGTTGTTAGCGGGCCTTTTCCTTTAAAACGTACACATGtattgccttcctttcttgccGAGACTCAAGGGGGATGGCAAAGTAATTTTTGAAAGAGAAAATCAAACGGCGTACCACATCTAATAAACAGTGCAATACGACTAGACTTACACATTTTTCACCTGTATAATTGTTTCTGTTATTTTTGAGTGGGACCTTTTTTGCCATGGAGAGTTTAATTTGGTTTTCGTTAGTGCACGGGAAAAAAAAAGCTCTGTATTGCTGTACGTGTCTCCCCTCCCACTTTGTTAGacatgatttaaaaataaataaataaccaagcaGTAGAAATGACTCttccagtataataaaataataaattgggggtgggtggggcagaaTTAGCTTGAGGGATCCAAAGGCCCTCGTCATCATCGTGCAGGAAACTGAGGCGGGTGGGAAGGCTCCGTGCTGAGATTTAGGGACACCAGGGCCCTTTTAATTGGAACGTGGCCTTCCCTGTTCTGCAATGGTGGAAAGGAAAAAGCCCGGCCAGAGCAGGGTTATACCATTGTGCTATCAGCAGCCAATGGACTGATGATTTCTCGACCGCCATCTTCTTTTGCAAGTCTGGAAATTGCATGCTGGactatgtagaccaggggtagtcaaactgtggccctccagatgtccatggactacaattcccaggagcccttgccagcattcgccagcgaatgctggcaagggctcctgggaattgtagtccatggacatctggagggccacagtttgactacccctgatgtagacggtcccaggttcagtccccggcatctccagtcgaaAACAGGAGGTCATCCGATAGACCTTTGCTCAAGACCCCTGGAGGGCGgttgccagcctgagcaggcgaTATTGTCCTCGAGGGGCCAGGGGTCTGATCCAGGAGCAGGtggtttcatgtgttcatttgGGAGAGAGGGCTCAGAAGTTCCCAGAATGCATTGCACCGTTGGCTAAGGGCGCTGGACTGAGCATTTGTTAACCTGTTTGTTTTGTTCCTAAAtaacgtatttatttattgacttcatttatactttgCCTTTTTCTCCCCAACGGAGACCCCCAGTGGCTAGCGCCGTTCTCCGCCCCTCCGTGTTGTCTTCACACcaccaacaaccctgtaaggtcggGCAGGTGGAGAGTGGacggctggcccaaggtcagccagcaaactgccgtggcagagtgggcattcgaacctgggtctccccagatCGTAGTCCGACCTCCTGTAACCCTGGCAAGCCAGAAGCATTCCGATACGCCGATGGCCACAGTCCTTTTTCAGCTCTTGGGGCCTCCCtgcaaaaaggaaatcaggttgggaAAAAAGCCACATCAGAGGGGGCTTTTTagctcccctcccttcaggaagCACCTGTGAGCCAAAATATCCTGCTGCAGAATATTGCAGGAAACAGCTCTCAGGTCTCGCCTGGAAAAAAGTTGCCCTTGGTTCCCTCCCTAGGAATTCTTTGCGGGGTGTAATCTTCCGGAGCAGTGGCCCCGCTCCGGGTCCTTACACGCTGGGGACGTGAGGGAAACGATTTATCCACCTGTTCCTAAGAGCTGGTCTTTCTGGTCGGGCGGGTGAGTCACTGTTCTTGCCAGCTCTTCAAAGCAGGGGGCACCCAGCCGTGTGGCAAGCTATGGAGAGAGCGACTCGATATCACTGTTTGCTCCTTTCTTCCCGCACCACCGGGTCAGTTCTGCGTGGCTGCAGTTTGGGCCACGTCTGACAGATGCCGTCAGTCAGAATATGATCAAAAAGGCAAGGAagggcaaggattcccaaccaggtttcCGTGGATTCCTGGGGTTCCGTAGGATTTCTgaagggggtctgtgggagctctgaattggcacggtgtgtgtgtgtggggtggtgtTCTGGCTGACTTCGCAGTTCCTACACTTCTTTCTAGCTTATATGAGACAGAGATGCCATGGTAGtagtaaagggaggggggagcgaaCGGAGGGCTgagagtgtgatgtcacttctgggggcgtgtcCAGctgaacatcacttccaggtctcctcgaagtctgaaaaattatttcagggtctcctcgaTGGTTGaaacgttgaaaaaggctgctgtggggTTTTTGGAGCAAGGGGCCTTCACAAGGGCtttcccactgcctgcctctgggctaccctcggtggtctcccatccaaatattaaccagggctgaccttgtttagcttccgaaatctgatgtGACCGAGCTGTTCTGGGCTATCCATAAAACAAGACCAATGATTCAATTTATCTAGGCTGATAACCTGTCTCTGTGtggattggctggggcttgtgtcCTCACTTCCTTACtgagtgttgattggctggggttTGTGTTCTagcttcctgactcagtgttgattggctggggcttgtgttTTAACTTCcagactcagtgttgattggctgatatCATTTCCTGACTCTGTGTGATTGGCTGGAGTTTGTTCTAACTTCCTAACTGTGTTGATTGGATGGGGCTTGTGAACTCACTTCCtgattcagtgttgattggctaatATCACTTCCTGACTGTGTGTGATTGGCTGGGatttgtgatctcacttcctgtctcaatgttgattggctgggacttgtgatctcacttcctgactcagtgttgattggctgatatcatttcctgcctctgtgtgatTGGCTGGAGTTTGTACTAACTTCCTGactgtgttgattggctggggcttgtgaaACTTCCTGATTGTGTTGATTGGCTAATATCACTTCCTGACTGTGTGTGATTGGCTGGggtttgtgatctcacttcctgactcagtgttgattggctgatctcacttcctgactctgtattgattggctggggcttgtgatctcactttctgactccatgttgattggctgatttcacttcctgactctgtgttgattggctggggcttctgaacttacttcctgactctgtgttgATTGGTTGGGGCTTGTGATCTCACCTCCTGACTCTGTGTTGATTGGTTGGGGCTTGGGaactcacttcctgactctgtatTGATTGGCTGGGTCTTATGatttcacttcctgactcagtgctgattggctgatctcacttcctgactctgtatTGATTGGCTGGGTCTTGTGatttcacttcctgactcagtgctgattggctgatctcacttacTGACTCTGTgttgatccccagcatctccagttaaaagggccaggcaggaggggatggtagTAGACTCAgtagtagagcctctgcttggcatgcagaaggtccccatgTTCAATCCCTGCCACAGTCCTTTGAGACTGGTGGGATAGaaacctaataataaataaagggaaCAAAGAATCCTCCAGGCTGTTTACCACCAAGGGGACTGGATGCTCAATGCGGGTTTGCGAAGCCCTTCTGATTTTGCCGTCCCATGACCATACAGCTGGGATCAGCAGCTCTTCATGTGACTCTCCGCTCTTCCTTGGCAAAGAGTCCAGGGAGGGAtttgccccttcccctctcagaTGGCTGCTTCTCTGTGTCCTAAGATGCGGGTTGTGGCTCTCAAGGAGAGGGGCAAAGGTCTCCAAGGAAGAAGGTGTCAGAGGTGTCAAAGGCTGCTAACCCCCCACTGAGCCTGGGGTATTTACGCATGCCCTCACAAGAAGGCATGTGAGTGTAAATGGGAGGGAGGCCCTCCTGTTTTGCCCAATAGCAGCTTAGCCTCATTAGCTCTTGCCAggagtttcttcccccttcttcttgaaTGGCAGCCTGCGATGCAGAAATCCAACAGGGAGAGCTTCCTGCATTGAAGTTCTTTAAAATCTCAGTTTTCTCAGGGGATCCGTTTGGTGGCGCAGGAGCAGGGCCCATAAGAAAGGTGGCAACTCAGGTCCTGTGTTTTTGAGCtgtctgagccccacctacttcacagggagtctgttgcagggagaggaagggaaaggtttgcaactccttccggtagtgaaaagagtatggaaaaaccagctcttttcttcttgaTGTGCAGAAACGGGCAGAGAGAGCTTTAATAGCATTATAACTACGAGTCTAGTAATGCTTTTGAATGTGGCTTCCAGAGATAAGATCTCCTCTCTGCTGATGCACTCCAGTGGCCACAGGGCGAAGTGGCCAGCCAAGATTTTATTATCCCACTGTGTTTGGGAAGCTCTCAAAGAAGGCACGGAAAGAACGGTCCGAGTGGAGAGGAGCAAATATTTGCGATCGAATCATCGATCACTCGGTGGAGAATGGGTCTTTAAAATTCAGATTCAAAGGCTGAGAGAAACTCCACCATGGATTTCACTGCTTGCGAAGTGGGACGGTGAAAGAAAATTTCCCCAAGAAGCATTCTGtataacaacaagaagagttggtttattgCCCcgttttcactacacaaaggagtctccaagtggcttacatttgccttcctttcctcttcccacaatggaggtcagtggggctga
This window of the Paroedura picta isolate Pp20150507F chromosome 18, Ppicta_v3.0, whole genome shotgun sequence genome carries:
- the FAM174B gene encoding membrane protein FAM174B, with the protein product MRSAALLLLLPVLLVLGAALRPPPPPASPSAAPGNASRPAASPPPARNATSASAAPGRLQAGWLLLRELPALKAGIVGACAASAAVLACLLLRILRSGRKKKKTRKYDIITTPAERVEMAPLNEDDEEEEDSTVFDIKYR